A genomic region of Stigmatopora nigra isolate UIUO_SnigA chromosome 16, RoL_Snig_1.1, whole genome shotgun sequence contains the following coding sequences:
- the brd3os gene encoding uncharacterized protein BRD3OS, producing the protein MTDDEEVSVHLAAKSLSDSYVRLRYLDTSALVWRQQQEAAASAPPCPSSYLSRSHSAWYSSNGNGAVVVPNKSVVDVCRGRSRICVLM; encoded by the coding sequence ATGACTGATGACGAAGAAGTTTCGGTCCACTTGGCAGCCAAATCGCTGTCCGATTCCTACGTCCGTCTGCGCTACCTGGACACTTCGGCGCTGGTGTGGCGTCAACAGCAGGAGGCGGCTGCGAGCGCGCCCCCGTGTCCATCTTCTTACCTCAGCCGGAGTCATTCAGCTTGGTACAGCAGCAACGGGAACGGTGCTGTTGTGGTGCCTAATAAGAGTGTCGTCGATGTCTGCCGCGGACGCTCCAGAATCTGTGTTCTCATGTAG